Proteins from a genomic interval of Pseudomonas sp. RC10:
- a CDS encoding aldo/keto reductase, whose translation MRMLQLADKTVPVIGQGTWRMGEDRHQRQDEVKALQRGIDLGLTLIDTAEMYGEGGAEEVVGQAIAGKRDQVTLVSKVYPHNASRKGIPAACERSLKRMNTDFIDLYLLHWPGSYPLDETVEAFERLREEGKIGRWGVSNFDVSDLLELNDPRCATNQVLYNPEERGIEYDLIPWMETASMPLMAYCPIGQAGNLLMNPAILEVAQRQGVTPAQISLAWVLRQDGVIAIPKAVDPHHLQLNAEAASIELTLEDELLIDTSWPAPIRKQRLGMV comes from the coding sequence ATGCGCATGCTCCAACTGGCAGACAAAACCGTTCCCGTCATCGGTCAGGGCACGTGGCGCATGGGGGAGGATCGGCATCAGCGGCAAGACGAAGTAAAGGCCCTGCAACGGGGCATCGACCTCGGGCTGACGCTGATCGACACCGCCGAGATGTACGGCGAAGGCGGCGCGGAAGAAGTGGTGGGTCAAGCCATCGCGGGCAAACGCGATCAGGTCACGCTGGTGAGCAAAGTCTATCCCCACAACGCCAGCCGCAAGGGCATCCCCGCCGCGTGCGAGCGCAGCCTGAAACGGATGAACACCGATTTCATCGACCTCTATCTGCTGCACTGGCCAGGCTCGTACCCCCTCGATGAAACCGTCGAAGCCTTCGAGCGGCTGCGCGAAGAGGGAAAAATCGGCCGTTGGGGCGTGTCCAATTTCGACGTGTCGGACTTGCTGGAACTCAATGACCCACGCTGCGCCACCAATCAGGTGCTCTACAACCCCGAAGAGCGCGGCATCGAGTACGACCTGATCCCGTGGATGGAAACCGCCAGCATGCCGCTCATGGCCTACTGCCCCATCGGCCAGGCCGGCAACCTGCTGATGAACCCGGCCATCCTCGAAGTCGCCCAGCGCCAAGGCGTCACTCCGGCGCAAATAAGCCTCGCGTGGGTGCTGCGACAGGACGGCGTGATCGCCATCCCTAAAGCGGTCGACCCGCACCACCTGCAATTGAACGCAGAAGCGGCAAGCATCGAGCTGACGCTGGAGGACGAGCTGTTGATCGACACCTCATGGCCCGCGCCGATCCGCAAACAGCGTTTGGGAATGGTCTGA
- a CDS encoding transporter, with protein sequence MNHTIARHQDSDIFGLLYGFRFRPDESAREIDAATALESLRNPTDENEFIWLHLNLAHASCERWLKTNLELPDEFLEALHEGSRSTRIEHVDSALLAVVNDVVFDFNRVSTDIATLWVCVRSNLMISARHQPLRSVDKLRSSVKHGETFRSPLELLAHLLRDQSDVLAQFMRKTSISVDKIEDQLLSQRLSNNRSELGAMRRVLVRLQRLLALEPGSLMRLLHRPPQWLLEEDLQELRQSTEESALVISDLTALGERIKLLQEEIAANLNEQSSRTLFTLTVVTVLALPINIVAGFFGMNVGGIPLATDPHGFWILVALVATFTFVAGRWAFRKSRDY encoded by the coding sequence ATGAATCACACCATTGCCCGTCATCAGGACTCCGACATTTTCGGTCTGCTGTATGGATTCCGCTTTCGTCCCGATGAGTCCGCCCGAGAAATCGACGCGGCAACGGCGCTGGAGTCCCTGCGCAACCCGACCGACGAAAACGAATTCATCTGGCTGCACTTGAACCTGGCCCACGCCAGTTGCGAACGCTGGCTGAAAACCAATCTGGAGCTGCCGGACGAATTCCTCGAAGCGCTGCACGAAGGCTCCCGCTCGACGCGCATCGAGCATGTGGACTCGGCCCTGCTGGCGGTGGTCAACGACGTGGTCTTCGACTTCAACCGCGTCTCCACCGACATCGCCACGCTGTGGGTCTGTGTGCGCAGCAACCTGATGATCTCGGCGCGGCATCAGCCGTTGCGTTCGGTGGACAAGCTGCGCTCGTCGGTCAAACACGGCGAAACGTTTCGCTCCCCGCTCGAATTGCTCGCCCACCTGCTGCGCGATCAAAGCGACGTGCTGGCGCAGTTCATGCGCAAGACCAGCATCAGTGTCGACAAGATCGAAGACCAGTTGCTGTCGCAGCGGCTGAGCAATAACCGCAGCGAACTGGGCGCGATGCGGCGGGTGCTGGTACGCCTGCAGCGGCTGCTGGCGTTGGAGCCGGGCTCGCTGATGCGCCTACTGCACCGCCCGCCGCAGTGGCTGCTGGAAGAGGACTTGCAGGAATTGCGTCAATCCACCGAAGAATCAGCCCTGGTGATCAGTGACCTCACCGCGCTAGGCGAGCGGATCAAGCTGCTGCAGGAAGAAATCGCCGCCAACCTCAACGAACAGAGCAGCCGCACGCTGTTCACCCTGACCGTCGTGACCGTGCTGGCGCTGCCGATCAACATCGTCGCCGGCTTTTTCGGCATGAACGTCGGCGGCATTCCCCTGGCCACCGATCCTCATGGGTTCTGGATTCTGGTGGCGCTGGTGGCGACGTTCACGTTCGTGGCGGGGCGTTGGGCGTTTCGTAAGAGCCGGGATTATTGA
- a CDS encoding inorganic phosphate transporter: MATPTLAQGSLKGAGLSSQFGRKPGVLTMVIFFAVLGLGLLYTAFSLKSDMDDLGTVVTTWTPFLLLGVALLIALGFEFVNGFHDTANAVATVIYTHSLPPNVAVVWSGLFNFLGVLFSSGAVAFGIIALLPVELILQVGSSAGYAMIFALLIAAILWNLGTWWLGLPASSSHTLIGSIIGVGVANALMHGRDGTSGVDWTQATKIGYSLLLSPLVGFTCAALLLMALRMFVKNRALYKAPEGNTPPPIWIRGLLILTCTGVSFAHGSNDGQKGMGLIMLILVGTLPMAYALNRAMPADQSLQFAAVAQVTQQALSKTAPAPAPADSRQTLSTYIRDKQPTPELVPALAVMAGKIGDQVASYGSLSKVPAEATANVRNDMYLTSEAIRLMDKGKVGNFDADTQGKVDLFKQQIDTATRFIPLWVKIAVAIALGLGTMVGWKRIVVTVGEKIGKTHMTYAQGASAEVVAMVTIGAADMYGLPVSTTHVLSSGVAGSMVANGSGLQMRTLRNLAMAWVLTLPAAILLSGGLYWFFTQIF; the protein is encoded by the coding sequence ATGGCGACCCCCACACTGGCTCAAGGCTCCTTGAAAGGCGCAGGGCTGAGTTCTCAATTCGGGCGCAAGCCCGGTGTTCTGACGATGGTGATCTTCTTCGCCGTACTCGGTCTGGGCCTGCTGTACACGGCCTTCAGCCTGAAGTCGGACATGGACGATCTGGGCACGGTCGTGACGACCTGGACCCCGTTCCTGTTGCTTGGCGTTGCGCTGTTGATCGCTCTGGGTTTCGAATTCGTCAACGGTTTCCACGACACCGCCAACGCGGTGGCGACCGTGATCTACACCCACTCCCTGCCGCCGAACGTGGCGGTGGTCTGGTCGGGGCTGTTCAACTTCCTCGGTGTGCTGTTTTCCAGCGGTGCGGTGGCGTTCGGCATCATTGCCCTGTTGCCGGTAGAACTGATTCTGCAAGTCGGCTCCTCCGCAGGCTACGCCATGATCTTCGCCCTGCTGATCGCCGCCATCCTGTGGAACCTCGGCACCTGGTGGCTGGGCCTGCCAGCGTCCTCGTCGCACACGCTGATCGGTTCGATCATCGGCGTGGGCGTGGCGAACGCGCTGATGCACGGTCGTGATGGCACCAGCGGTGTGGACTGGACCCAAGCCACCAAGATCGGTTACTCGCTGCTGCTGTCGCCGCTGGTGGGCTTCACCTGCGCGGCGCTGCTGCTGATGGCCCTGCGCATGTTCGTGAAGAACCGCGCGCTGTACAAGGCACCGGAAGGCAACACCCCACCACCGATCTGGATTCGCGGCCTGCTGATCCTGACCTGCACCGGCGTGTCCTTCGCCCACGGCTCCAACGACGGTCAGAAAGGCATGGGCCTGATCATGCTGATTCTGGTCGGCACCCTGCCGATGGCCTACGCGCTGAACCGTGCGATGCCTGCCGATCAGTCGCTGCAATTCGCGGCGGTGGCGCAAGTCACCCAACAGGCCCTGAGCAAGACGGCGCCAGCGCCGGCCCCTGCGGACTCGCGCCAGACACTCTCCACCTACATCCGCGACAAGCAGCCGACGCCTGAGCTGGTGCCTGCGCTGGCGGTGATGGCCGGCAAGATCGGTGATCAGGTCGCCAGCTACGGCTCGCTCTCCAAAGTCCCGGCCGAAGCCACCGCCAACGTGCGTAACGACATGTACCTGACCTCCGAAGCCATTCGCTTGATGGACAAGGGCAAGGTCGGCAATTTCGACGCCGACACTCAGGGCAAGGTGGACCTGTTCAAGCAGCAGATCGACACCGCCACCCGCTTCATCCCGCTGTGGGTCAAGATCGCCGTCGCCATCGCGCTGGGCCTGGGCACCATGGTCGGCTGGAAGCGCATCGTGGTGACCGTCGGCGAAAAAATCGGCAAGACCCACATGACCTACGCCCAGGGCGCTTCAGCGGAAGTCGTGGCCATGGTCACCATCGGTGCGGCTGACATGTACGGCCTGCCGGTCTCGACCACTCACGTGCTGTCGTCCGGCGTGGCGGGCAGCATGGTCGCCAACGGTTCAGGCCTGCAAATGCGCACCCTGCGCAACCTCGCCATGGCCTGGGTCCTGACCCTGCCAGCGGCGATCCTGCTGTCGGGCGGCCTGTACTGGTTCTTCACCCAGATATTCTGA
- a CDS encoding IS110 family transposase — MSAFVGIDIAKNSFDIATPLDNGKFRTKARLANNPKGYQVLLDWLTTHSEPHAWVVMEATSVYHQGVADCLHAHGYRVCIVNPAILHQYGKDELRRVKTDKADAKLIARYAQDKHTRLREWVPEPAPRRRLRALVRRLEDLQEIQQMESNRLDVAEDKVKASIESVISHVKQQIDETRKAIKDNIDDDPDLRQKRDLIVTIDGLGDTTAALILAELGDPLDYKGPKSIVAFAGLDPRCASSGESVGPTHISKTGSKRLRAGLYMPGMAGLKHNAVLRELKTRMRANGKAPKEIICAAMRKLLHLVYGVLKSGKPFDAEIALAR; from the coding sequence ATGTCTGCTTTTGTTGGCATCGATATCGCCAAAAACTCATTTGATATCGCCACCCCGCTGGATAACGGGAAGTTCAGGACCAAAGCCAGGCTGGCCAATAATCCCAAGGGTTATCAGGTGCTGCTCGACTGGCTTACCACCCACTCCGAGCCCCATGCCTGGGTCGTGATGGAAGCCACCAGCGTCTACCACCAGGGCGTTGCTGATTGCCTTCACGCTCACGGATACCGGGTGTGCATCGTCAACCCTGCGATCCTCCACCAGTACGGCAAGGATGAGCTGCGCCGGGTCAAAACCGACAAGGCCGATGCAAAGCTGATCGCCCGCTATGCGCAAGACAAGCACACCAGACTGCGCGAGTGGGTGCCGGAGCCCGCGCCACGTCGGCGCTTGCGCGCGTTGGTGCGTCGACTGGAAGATTTGCAGGAAATTCAGCAGATGGAAAGCAATCGTCTGGATGTCGCCGAAGACAAGGTCAAAGCGTCGATCGAGTCGGTGATCAGCCACGTCAAGCAACAGATCGACGAGACCAGGAAAGCGATCAAAGACAATATTGACGACGATCCTGACCTGCGCCAGAAGCGCGATCTGATCGTGACCATCGACGGGCTGGGGGATACGACCGCAGCGCTGATCCTGGCCGAACTCGGCGACCCATTGGATTACAAGGGCCCCAAATCTATCGTTGCCTTTGCGGGCCTGGACCCACGTTGTGCTAGCTCGGGAGAGTCGGTAGGCCCGACCCATATATCCAAAACCGGCTCGAAAAGGCTGCGCGCCGGGCTTTACATGCCAGGCATGGCTGGCCTAAAGCACAACGCGGTGTTGCGAGAGCTAAAGACCCGGATGCGCGCCAATGGGAAAGCCCCAAAAGAGATCATCTGTGCAGCAATGCGAAAGCTGCTGCATCTGGTCTATGGCGTGCTGAAATCGGGCAAGCCGTTCGACGCAGAAATTGCGCTTGCCCGGTGA
- the leuC gene encoding 3-isopropylmalate dehydratase large subunit, translating into MTQTRTLYDKHIDSHTVCTLDDQGHVLLYIDRQVINEYTSPQAFSGLREAGREVWRPETALAVVDHVNPTAPQRVAAMADPGGALQVSYLADNCEKFGIELFDVLDKRQGIEHVIAPEQGFILPGMVIAAGDSHTTTYGALGAFGFGIGTSEIEHLLASQTLVYKRLKSMRVTVEGDLSSGLTSKDVIMALIGKIGASGATGYAIEFTGSTIAALSVEARMTICNMAVEAGARGAFMAPDEKVFAYLKDKPRAPKGDLWDQAVAKWKGLHSDPGAVFDREVQLDARDLQPMVTWGTSPDQAAAINGSVPDPESIADPILRQDMRRALTYMGLEAGMPLSDIVISHAFIGSCTNARIEDLRDAAKVVRGKHVAEHVRAMIVPGSTAVRDQAEAEGLASVFRDAGFEWRQSGCSMCLAMNDDVLAPGDRCASSTNRNFEGRQGAGARTHLMSPAMVAAAAITGHLTDVRSLQGSF; encoded by the coding sequence ATGACTCAAACAAGAACGCTGTACGACAAACACATCGACTCGCACACCGTGTGCACCCTCGACGATCAGGGCCATGTCTTGCTCTACATCGACCGTCAGGTGATCAACGAATACACCAGCCCGCAGGCGTTCAGCGGTCTGCGCGAAGCCGGGCGTGAGGTCTGGCGCCCGGAGACCGCGCTGGCCGTGGTCGATCATGTCAACCCCACCGCCCCACAGCGTGTCGCCGCCATGGCCGATCCGGGTGGCGCGTTGCAAGTCTCTTATCTCGCTGACAACTGCGAAAAATTCGGCATCGAACTGTTCGACGTCCTCGATAAACGCCAGGGCATCGAACACGTGATCGCCCCCGAACAGGGCTTCATCCTGCCGGGCATGGTCATCGCCGCGGGCGACAGTCACACCACCACTTACGGGGCCTTGGGCGCGTTCGGCTTCGGCATCGGTACCTCGGAAATCGAACACTTGCTGGCCTCTCAGACGCTGGTCTACAAACGCCTGAAAAGCATGCGCGTGACGGTCGAAGGCGATCTGTCCAGCGGGCTGACTTCAAAAGACGTGATCATGGCCCTGATCGGCAAGATCGGCGCGTCGGGCGCCACCGGCTACGCCATCGAATTCACCGGTTCGACCATCGCGGCACTGAGCGTCGAAGCGCGCATGACCATCTGCAATATGGCCGTCGAAGCTGGCGCACGAGGCGCGTTCATGGCCCCGGACGAGAAAGTCTTTGCTTACCTCAAGGACAAACCCCGCGCTCCAAAAGGCGATCTGTGGGATCAGGCCGTCGCCAAATGGAAAGGCTTGCACAGCGACCCGGGCGCGGTATTCGACCGCGAAGTCCAACTCGACGCCCGCGACCTGCAGCCCATGGTCACGTGGGGTACCAGCCCGGATCAGGCAGCGGCCATCAACGGCAGCGTTCCCGACCCTGAAAGCATCGCCGACCCGATCCTGCGCCAGGACATGCGCCGCGCCCTCACCTACATGGGCCTGGAAGCGGGCATGCCGCTGAGCGATATCGTCATCAGCCACGCCTTTATCGGCTCCTGCACCAATGCGCGCATCGAAGACCTGCGTGACGCTGCCAAGGTCGTGCGCGGCAAACACGTGGCCGAGCATGTGCGGGCGATGATCGTCCCGGGCTCTACGGCCGTGCGTGATCAGGCCGAAGCCGAGGGGTTGGCGTCGGTTTTCCGCGATGCCGGTTTTGAGTGGCGCCAGTCCGGCTGCTCGATGTGCCTGGCAATGAACGACGACGTGCTCGCCCCCGGCGACCGCTGCGCGTCCAGCACCAACCGCAATTTCGAAGGCCGTCAGGGCG